One Hydrogenophaga crassostreae genomic region harbors:
- the parC gene encoding DNA topoisomerase IV subunit A: protein MDTMNPELPLAEPDAPGEDNLASYAQRAYLEYALSVVKGRALPDVCDGQKPVQRRILYAMERMGLGFSGNTGAKPVKSARVVGDVLGKYHPHGDSAAYDAMVRMAQDFSQRYPLIDGQGNFGSRDGDGAAAMRYTEARLAKITGLLLDEIDEGTVDFIPTYDGSFEEPKQLPARLPFNLLNGASGIAVGLATEIPSHNLREVATACVALIKNPKLTEEELLAILPGPDYPGGGQIISPASDIADAYRTGRGSLKVRARWKIEELARGQWNLVVTELPPGVSSQKVLEEIEEITNPKVKAGKKALSQDQTQLKASILMVLDGVRDESSKDAPVRLVFEPKSSRIEQRELITALLAHTSLESSSPINLTMIGIDGRPTQKSLRLMLTEWIEFRQTTVTRRSQHRLDKVLDRSHILEGRQLVLLNIDEVIAIIRQSDEPKAALIERFKLSDRQAEDILEIRLRQLARLEAIKIEQELSKLREEQGKLEDILGNPGSLKRLMVREIEADAKTFADERRTLIQAEKRAVAEIKVVDEPVTVIISVKGWVRARTAHGHEAASFAFKAGDGLHGTFECRTVDTLIVFGSNGRVYSVPVASLPGARGDGQPITTLIDLESGTQPAHYFAGPAHASLLLSSTGGYGFLASVENLVSRQKAGKTFITVGDGETVCAPSHVANATGSLPLLPATHVACASTGGRILTFEIGELKTMEKGGRGLMLLDLDAKDTLAGAAAYTRSVKIEGIGRGGKEREETLEIRSLNNARSARARKGKAADLGFKPNRISRVE from the coding sequence ATGGACACGATGAACCCCGAACTCCCCTTGGCTGAGCCCGATGCGCCTGGTGAGGACAACCTGGCCAGCTATGCGCAGCGCGCCTATCTTGAATACGCCTTGTCGGTCGTCAAAGGCCGCGCTTTGCCCGATGTGTGCGACGGTCAAAAGCCGGTGCAACGCCGCATCCTCTATGCCATGGAGCGCATGGGTCTTGGCTTCTCAGGCAACACAGGCGCCAAGCCGGTCAAGAGCGCACGCGTGGTTGGCGATGTCTTGGGCAAATACCACCCCCATGGCGATTCGGCTGCGTACGACGCGATGGTGCGAATGGCGCAGGATTTTTCGCAGCGCTACCCGCTGATCGATGGACAGGGCAACTTCGGCTCGCGTGACGGCGATGGCGCGGCGGCCATGCGATACACGGAAGCGCGTCTGGCCAAAATCACCGGTCTGCTGCTCGACGAGATCGATGAGGGAACGGTTGATTTCATTCCCACCTACGACGGCTCTTTTGAAGAACCCAAGCAGTTGCCAGCCCGCCTGCCGTTTAACCTGCTCAACGGGGCTTCCGGCATTGCCGTGGGACTGGCCACGGAAATCCCGAGCCACAACCTTCGCGAAGTGGCCACTGCCTGTGTGGCACTGATCAAGAACCCGAAGCTCACCGAAGAAGAGTTGCTCGCCATCTTGCCGGGCCCTGACTATCCAGGCGGCGGCCAGATCATCAGCCCAGCCAGCGATATTGCGGACGCTTACCGTACAGGGCGCGGTAGCCTCAAGGTGCGCGCTCGCTGGAAGATCGAGGAGTTGGCCCGTGGCCAGTGGAATCTGGTCGTCACCGAATTGCCGCCTGGCGTGAGCTCGCAAAAAGTGCTGGAAGAGATCGAAGAGATCACCAACCCCAAGGTCAAGGCCGGCAAAAAGGCCCTGAGCCAGGACCAGACGCAGCTCAAAGCGAGCATCTTGATGGTGCTCGACGGGGTGCGCGACGAATCGAGCAAGGACGCGCCGGTGCGCCTGGTGTTCGAGCCCAAGAGCAGCCGCATCGAGCAGAGAGAGCTGATCACGGCGCTGCTGGCCCACACCAGTCTGGAAAGTTCAAGCCCGATCAACCTGACCATGATCGGCATCGACGGGCGCCCCACGCAAAAGTCGCTGCGCCTGATGTTGACCGAGTGGATCGAGTTCCGACAGACCACAGTCACCCGCCGTTCACAGCACCGCCTCGACAAGGTACTTGATCGCAGCCACATCCTGGAAGGCCGTCAACTTGTTTTGCTCAACATCGACGAGGTGATCGCCATCATCCGTCAGAGCGACGAGCCCAAGGCAGCGCTGATCGAGCGCTTCAAGCTCAGCGACCGCCAGGCCGAAGACATTCTGGAAATCCGTTTGCGCCAGTTGGCGCGGCTGGAAGCTATCAAGATCGAGCAAGAGCTCAGCAAGCTGCGCGAAGAGCAGGGCAAGCTGGAAGACATTCTGGGCAATCCCGGCAGTCTCAAGCGCCTGATGGTGAGGGAGATAGAAGCCGACGCCAAGACGTTCGCCGATGAACGCCGCACGCTGATCCAGGCCGAGAAAAGAGCTGTGGCCGAAATCAAGGTCGTTGATGAGCCCGTCACGGTGATCATCTCTGTCAAAGGCTGGGTGCGGGCCCGCACTGCCCATGGCCACGAGGCGGCGAGTTTCGCCTTTAAAGCAGGCGATGGTTTGCACGGTACCTTTGAGTGCCGAACGGTGGACACCTTGATCGTCTTCGGCAGCAATGGCCGCGTGTATTCGGTTCCCGTGGCGAGCCTGCCTGGTGCCCGTGGCGATGGCCAGCCCATCACGACACTGATCGATCTGGAATCAGGTACCCAGCCCGCACACTATTTTGCCGGTCCGGCCCATGCCAGCCTGCTGTTGTCCAGCACCGGCGGCTACGGCTTCCTGGCCAGTGTGGAAAACCTGGTGTCGCGCCAGAAGGCCGGCAAGACCTTCATCACCGTGGGCGATGGTGAAACGGTGTGCGCGCCGTCTCACGTTGCGAACGCCACGGGCAGTCTGCCTTTGTTGCCCGCCACCCATGTGGCCTGTGCTTCGACCGGTGGGCGGATCTTGACATTTGAGATCGGCGAACTCAAGACCATGGAGAAGGGCGGTCGTGGCCTGATGCTGCTGGACCTCGATGCGAAAGACACCTTGGCCGGCGCAGCGGCGTATACGCGCAGCGTGAAGATCGAAGGTATCGGTCGCGGCGGGAAGGAGCGCGAAGAAACACTTGAGATTCGCAGCCTGAACAACGCCCGCAGCGCGCGTGCCCGCAAAGGCAAGGCAGCCGATCTGGGTTTCAAGCCCAACCGAATCTCGCGGGTTGAGTGA
- a CDS encoding lytic transglycosylase domain-containing protein, with translation MKAIQRLALAITTGLLLLAGAPAHAEVWGYVDARGQKHFADHQVSRRYQLLFQNPGSSSPTDRSVRSRAASLHTAFEISVGYKAVKHLIREAAAASGVDYDLLKAVISTESNFNAKVVSPMGAVGLMQVIPETAERFGVSAKGRQTVEQRLTDPRTNLQAGARYLAWLLKRFDGEVPLALAAYNAGEGAVDRAGRQIPNYSETQNYVRKVMRLHQDLRPPKAIRMQRTTTQQARADGATPATPL, from the coding sequence TTGAAGGCAATCCAACGGTTGGCGCTCGCCATCACCACGGGGCTGTTGCTCCTGGCGGGTGCGCCTGCCCATGCCGAGGTCTGGGGCTATGTCGATGCCCGAGGCCAAAAGCACTTTGCAGATCATCAGGTCAGTCGCCGCTACCAGCTCCTTTTTCAGAACCCGGGCAGCTCTTCTCCCACCGATCGCTCGGTGCGTTCGAGAGCCGCCAGTCTGCACACGGCTTTTGAGATTTCGGTCGGCTACAAAGCCGTCAAGCACCTGATTCGGGAGGCTGCTGCGGCCTCTGGCGTGGACTACGACTTGTTGAAAGCGGTGATATCCACCGAGTCAAATTTCAACGCCAAGGTGGTGAGCCCGATGGGTGCGGTAGGACTGATGCAAGTGATCCCCGAGACCGCCGAGCGCTTCGGTGTGAGCGCCAAAGGTCGCCAGACGGTGGAGCAACGCCTGACCGATCCCCGAACCAATTTGCAGGCGGGTGCACGTTACCTTGCGTGGTTGCTCAAGAGGTTCGATGGCGAGGTTCCTTTGGCGCTGGCTGCCTACAACGCCGGCGAAGGTGCGGTCGATCGAGCGGGCCGGCAGATACCCAACTACAGTGAAACCCAGAATTACGTGCGCAAGGTGATGCGCCTGCACCAGGATTTGCGTCCTCCGAAGGCCATTCGCATGCAGCGCACAACCACGCAGCAAGCCAGGGCTGATGGCGCAACACCCGCCACGCCGCTGTGA
- a CDS encoding DNA topoisomerase IV subunit B: MATQSNSEYSEGSIRVLKGLEPVKQRPGMYTRTDNPLHIIQEVLDNAADEALAGFGKKIKVTLHADNSVSIEDDGRGIPFGLHPEEKAPVVELVFTRLHAGGKFDKGKGGAYSFSGGLHGVGVSVTNALSTRLEVTSYREGQVAKLAFSAGDVIEPLVTVPKGEGDRKQGTTVRAWPDAKYFESALLPMGDLTHLLRSKAVLMPGVSVTLVNEKTKDTQVWLYKGGLRDYLQQTLNGEPVIPLFEGEGFADSGHDSFAEGEGASWCVAFTEDGHPVRESYVNLIPTSAGGTHESGLRDGLFQAVKSFIELHALLPKGVKLLPEDVFARANYVLSAKVLDPQFQGQIKERLNSRDAVRLVGSYVRPALELWLNQHVDYGKKLAELAIKAAQSRQKAGQKVEKRKGSGVAVLPGKLTDCESRDLAHNEVFLVEGDSAGGSAKMGRDKESQAILPLRGKVLNTWEVDRDRLFANNEIHDISVAIGVDPHGPLDTPDMSGLRYGKVCILSDADVDGSHIQVLLLTLFFRHFPKLIEAGHVYVARPPLFRVDVPARGKKPAMKQYALDDGELHAILDKAEKDGVAREKCPISRFKGLGEMNAEQLWDTTLNPDTRRLMQVTLGSLDFAGTEALITKLMGKGEAASRRELMELHGDSVEIDV, translated from the coding sequence ATGGCGACCCAAAGCAACTCTGAATATTCCGAAGGCTCGATCCGCGTTCTCAAAGGCCTAGAGCCGGTGAAACAGCGCCCGGGCATGTACACCCGCACCGATAACCCGCTGCACATCATCCAGGAAGTCCTGGACAACGCGGCCGACGAGGCGTTGGCCGGTTTCGGCAAAAAGATCAAGGTCACACTGCACGCCGACAACTCGGTGAGCATTGAGGACGATGGCCGAGGCATTCCATTTGGCTTGCACCCCGAAGAAAAAGCACCCGTGGTGGAGCTGGTCTTCACGCGGCTGCATGCGGGTGGCAAGTTTGACAAGGGCAAGGGTGGGGCTTATAGCTTTTCAGGCGGCCTGCATGGCGTGGGCGTGAGCGTGACCAACGCGCTGTCCACCCGCCTGGAAGTCACCAGCTACCGCGAGGGCCAGGTGGCCAAGCTCGCTTTTTCGGCTGGCGATGTGATCGAGCCGCTTGTGACGGTGCCCAAAGGCGAGGGCGATCGCAAGCAGGGCACCACCGTGCGCGCCTGGCCAGACGCCAAATACTTTGAGTCTGCCTTGCTGCCCATGGGCGATCTGACGCATTTGTTGCGCAGCAAGGCCGTGTTGATGCCGGGCGTCAGCGTGACGCTGGTGAACGAGAAGACCAAAGACACCCAGGTCTGGCTTTACAAAGGGGGTTTGCGCGACTATCTGCAGCAAACGCTCAATGGTGAGCCTGTGATTCCGTTGTTTGAAGGCGAGGGCTTTGCCGACAGCGGGCACGACAGTTTTGCCGAAGGCGAAGGCGCTTCATGGTGTGTGGCGTTCACCGAGGACGGCCATCCTGTGCGAGAAAGCTATGTGAACCTGATCCCCACCAGCGCGGGCGGTACCCATGAAAGTGGCTTGCGCGACGGCCTGTTTCAGGCTGTCAAGAGCTTCATCGAATTGCATGCGCTGTTGCCCAAGGGCGTGAAGTTGCTGCCTGAAGACGTGTTCGCACGCGCCAACTATGTGCTGAGCGCAAAGGTGCTCGATCCGCAGTTCCAGGGCCAGATCAAAGAACGCCTGAACTCGCGCGATGCTGTGCGCCTGGTGGGCAGTTATGTGCGCCCGGCGCTGGAGTTGTGGCTCAACCAGCATGTCGACTATGGCAAGAAGCTGGCAGAGCTGGCCATCAAGGCCGCGCAGAGCCGCCAGAAGGCCGGCCAGAAAGTCGAGAAGCGAAAAGGTTCGGGTGTGGCCGTTTTGCCGGGCAAGCTGACAGATTGCGAAAGTCGCGACCTGGCGCACAACGAAGTGTTTCTGGTCGAGGGCGACTCCGCTGGCGGCAGCGCCAAGATGGGCCGTGACAAAGAAAGCCAGGCCATCCTTCCGCTGCGCGGCAAGGTGCTCAACACCTGGGAGGTGGACCGTGACCGCCTCTTCGCCAACAACGAAATCCACGACATTTCGGTGGCCATCGGCGTTGACCCTCATGGTCCGCTGGACACGCCCGACATGAGCGGTCTGCGTTACGGCAAGGTGTGTATCTTGTCGGACGCCGACGTGGATGGCTCGCATATTCAGGTCTTGTTGCTGACGCTGTTTTTCCGCCATTTCCCCAAACTGATTGAAGCAGGCCATGTGTATGTGGCGCGTCCGCCACTGTTCCGGGTCGATGTGCCTGCGCGCGGCAAGAAGCCGGCGATGAAGCAATACGCCCTGGACGACGGCGAGTTGCATGCCATTCTGGACAAGGCCGAAAAAGACGGCGTGGCGCGCGAAAAATGCCCCATCAGCCGTTTCAAAGGTCTGGGCGAGATGAACGCCGAGCAGTTGTGGGACACCACGCTCAACCCTGACACGCGTCGCTTGATGCAGGTCACACTGGGTTCACTGGATTTCGCCGGTACCGAGGCGCTGATCACCAAACTCATGGGCAAGGGCGAGGCCGCATCGCGTCGCGAGCTGATGGAGCTGCACGGCGATTCGGTGGAGATCGACGTTTGA
- a CDS encoding MFS transporter, which yields MISNAGAMGAAPPRLSAWQVLACGAAIVTLSMGVRHGFGLWLQPITQAQGWTRESFSFALAIQNLSWGVFGIFAGMAADRFGAMRVLIGGALLYAMGLAGMALTTTTMGFALTTGVLIGAAQAGTTYAVVYGVIGRQIAPERRSWAMGVAAAAGSFGQFLMVPVEGWLISSFGWQEALLILAGAIFLIMPLARGLREPGFGGASTPPREQTILQALQEAMGYRSFQLVMAGYFVCGFQVVFIGVHMPSYLKDNGLSPQVASYALALIGLFNVIGTYAAGALGQRLPKRHILAFIYIARAVVISVFLIVPLSPMSVYVFASVMGVLWLSTVPPTNAMIAQIFGVAHMSMLGGFVFFSHQIGSFMGVWLGGYLYDRTGSYDIVWYIAIALGVFAALINLPVRETPIVRGPQRAEAVAA from the coding sequence ATGATTTCAAACGCAGGTGCCATGGGCGCCGCTCCTCCCCGACTTTCAGCTTGGCAAGTATTGGCTTGCGGGGCCGCCATCGTGACCCTGTCCATGGGCGTGCGACACGGTTTTGGCCTGTGGTTGCAACCCATCACACAAGCCCAGGGATGGACACGCGAGAGTTTTTCCTTCGCGCTGGCCATTCAAAACCTCTCCTGGGGTGTTTTCGGTATTTTTGCCGGCATGGCCGCTGACCGGTTCGGCGCCATGCGCGTACTGATTGGTGGAGCCCTTCTCTACGCCATGGGTCTGGCCGGTATGGCCCTGACCACCACCACCATGGGTTTCGCCCTGACCACTGGCGTTTTGATCGGCGCAGCCCAGGCGGGAACCACCTATGCGGTGGTTTACGGTGTGATCGGGCGCCAGATCGCGCCGGAAAGGCGCTCCTGGGCCATGGGCGTGGCCGCTGCAGCCGGTTCTTTCGGCCAGTTTCTGATGGTGCCAGTCGAAGGGTGGTTGATCAGCTCATTTGGCTGGCAAGAAGCCTTGCTGATACTGGCTGGCGCCATTTTTCTGATCATGCCGCTGGCGCGTGGCTTGCGCGAGCCGGGCTTTGGCGGTGCATCCACCCCACCACGCGAACAAACCATTCTGCAAGCCCTGCAAGAAGCCATGGGTTACCGCAGCTTCCAGTTGGTGATGGCGGGTTACTTTGTCTGTGGCTTCCAGGTGGTCTTTATCGGCGTGCACATGCCCAGCTACCTGAAAGACAACGGTCTTTCACCGCAGGTCGCCAGCTACGCCTTGGCGCTGATCGGCCTTTTCAACGTGATCGGCACGTATGCGGCGGGCGCCCTGGGCCAGCGTCTGCCCAAACGCCACATCCTTGCATTTATATACATTGCCCGCGCTGTGGTGATCAGCGTGTTCCTGATCGTGCCGCTGTCCCCCATGAGTGTCTATGTGTTCGCTTCGGTCATGGGCGTTCTGTGGCTCTCGACCGTTCCGCCCACCAACGCCATGATCGCGCAGATTTTTGGCGTCGCCCACATGTCCATGCTCGGCGGCTTCGTCTTCTTCAGTCACCAGATCGGCAGCTTCATGGGCGTTTGGCTGGGTGGCTACCTGTATGACAGAACCGGCAGCTACGACATCGTCTGGTACATCGCCATCGCCCTGGGCGTTTTTGCTGCCTTGATCAACTTGCCGGTTCGCGAAACCCCGATCGTGCGCGGACCACAACGGGCAGAGGCGGTAGCCGCATGA
- a CDS encoding class I SAM-dependent methyltransferase, with the protein MAHALSSPSDWVQRWSHLVPTGGSVLDVACGHGRHMRWFAGRGHAVTGIDRSPESIAAVADVGRAIEADIENNPWPLDGATFDAVVVTNYLWRPLLPRLVASVAPGGVLIYETFATGNETVGKPSRPDFLLQPGELLQAAAELHTVAYEDGFCPAPDRFVQRIVAIRKPGTSATRPFRHLLNASE; encoded by the coding sequence ATGGCACACGCGTTGAGCTCACCATCGGACTGGGTACAGCGCTGGAGCCACCTGGTGCCAACTGGCGGCTCCGTGCTGGATGTGGCATGCGGCCATGGACGCCATATGCGGTGGTTCGCCGGGCGCGGCCACGCTGTCACAGGCATCGACCGCTCACCCGAATCCATTGCGGCCGTTGCGGATGTGGGGCGGGCTATCGAGGCCGATATTGAAAACAACCCCTGGCCACTGGACGGCGCCACCTTCGATGCCGTGGTGGTCACCAACTACCTTTGGCGGCCCCTTTTACCCCGTCTCGTGGCCAGCGTAGCCCCCGGTGGTGTGTTGATCTACGAAACTTTTGCCACCGGCAATGAGACCGTGGGCAAGCCATCCAGGCCGGACTTCTTGCTGCAACCGGGCGAGTTGTTGCAAGCGGCGGCCGAATTGCACACGGTGGCTTACGAAGACGGCTTTTGCCCGGCGCCCGATCGCTTCGTGCAACGTATCGTGGCCATACGAAAACCGGGCACCTCGGCAACCCGGCCGTTTCGCCATTTACTCAACGCCTCTGAGTAG
- the dapA gene encoding 4-hydroxy-tetrahydrodipicolinate synthase encodes MTPITGSIVALVTPMSEGGKIDYPTLRKLIDWHIAEGTDCICVVGTTGESPTVTVDEHCEIIRVSVEQANKRVPIMAGCGANSTAEAINLAKFAKSVGADYQLQVVPYYNKPSQEGMFQHFKAIADATGHDLPMVLYNVPGRTVADLSLETVLRLAQLPGIVGIKEATGNIDRAIWLIREVPKGFAVLSGDDPTAVALMLCGGQGNVSVTANIAPRLMHELCAAAVAGDTRAAMAIQMKLMPVHKNLFVEANPIPLKWAMARMGLCQESMRLPLTPMSRSLEPLVESALKASGLLS; translated from the coding sequence ATGACCCCCATCACTGGCAGCATCGTCGCCCTTGTTACGCCCATGTCCGAGGGCGGAAAAATTGACTATCCCACCCTGCGCAAACTGATCGACTGGCACATTGCCGAAGGCACCGACTGCATCTGCGTTGTCGGCACCACGGGCGAATCGCCCACGGTCACAGTCGATGAACACTGTGAAATCATCCGCGTCTCGGTGGAACAGGCCAACAAACGCGTGCCAATCATGGCCGGCTGCGGCGCCAATTCCACAGCAGAGGCGATCAACCTGGCCAAATTCGCCAAGAGCGTGGGCGCCGACTACCAACTGCAAGTCGTGCCTTACTACAACAAGCCGTCCCAAGAAGGCATGTTCCAGCATTTCAAGGCGATCGCCGACGCCACTGGCCACGATCTGCCCATGGTGCTCTACAACGTGCCTGGGCGCACCGTGGCCGATCTGTCACTGGAAACCGTGCTTCGGCTGGCGCAGTTGCCCGGGATCGTCGGCATCAAGGAGGCCACCGGCAATATCGATCGGGCCATCTGGCTGATCCGCGAAGTGCCCAAGGGATTTGCTGTGCTCTCGGGCGATGATCCGACCGCAGTGGCACTGATGCTGTGTGGTGGCCAAGGCAATGTAAGCGTGACCGCCAATATCGCCCCGCGTCTGATGCACGAGCTTTGCGCGGCGGCCGTTGCCGGTGATACCCGTGCAGCCATGGCGATCCAGATGAAGCTCATGCCCGTACACAAGAACCTGTTTGTCGAAGCCAACCCGATCCCGCTCAAGTGGGCCATGGCCCGCATGGGGCTGTGTCAGGAATCCATGCGCTTGCCACTGACCCCCATGTCGCGCAGCTTGGAACCCTTGGTCGAATCCGCTCTCAAAGCCAGTGGCTTGCTGAGCTGA
- the bamC gene encoding outer membrane protein assembly factor BamC, which produces MPVLHTRSFPEPTRSQAYLVRLSAVAAAALLASGCTILQEDKIDYKSAKQGTTLDVPPDLTQLSAESRYTVPGANSTTASGQQATQAAPASGSTALNAMGDVRIERAGSQRWLVVDRPAGQLWNPVSEFWKENGFVLAVDQETIGIMETDWAENRAKIPQDFIRATIGKVFDSLYSSGERDKFRTRLERSSNGGTEIYISHRGMEEVYTTAQKDSTKWQPRASDSELETEFLRRLMIKLGASAEEAKSAVATVAAKPVARVVNEAQGPVLVVDESFDLAWRRVGLSLDRTGFTVEDRNRAQGVYFVRFVPANASDNEKKGFLSGLFSSKQETKPAQYQFKVMGSGDTTRVSVLDAKGNAAPPSDAKRIVELLASDLN; this is translated from the coding sequence ATGCCCGTCCTCCACACCCGCTCTTTTCCCGAACCCACCCGAAGCCAGGCTTACCTTGTGCGCCTCAGTGCTGTGGCCGCAGCGGCATTGCTTGCCAGCGGCTGCACCATCTTGCAAGAAGACAAGATCGACTACAAAAGCGCCAAGCAAGGCACCACCCTGGACGTGCCGCCTGACCTGACGCAGCTGAGCGCAGAAAGCCGGTACACCGTTCCCGGTGCGAACTCGACCACCGCCAGCGGTCAGCAAGCCACTCAAGCAGCGCCCGCCTCGGGCTCCACGGCACTCAATGCCATGGGCGATGTGCGCATAGAGCGGGCCGGCAGCCAGCGGTGGCTGGTCGTCGACCGCCCGGCTGGCCAACTCTGGAATCCAGTCTCCGAGTTCTGGAAAGAGAACGGGTTTGTGCTGGCCGTTGATCAGGAAACGATCGGCATCATGGAAACCGATTGGGCAGAGAACCGGGCAAAGATTCCGCAAGACTTCATTCGGGCAACCATCGGCAAAGTCTTTGACAGCCTTTACTCTTCGGGAGAACGCGACAAATTCCGAACCCGCCTTGAGCGCAGCAGCAACGGCGGCACCGAGATCTACATCAGCCATCGGGGCATGGAGGAGGTGTACACCACCGCTCAAAAGGACTCGACCAAATGGCAGCCGCGCGCCAGCGACTCAGAGCTTGAAACCGAGTTCCTGCGCCGCCTGATGATCAAGCTGGGCGCCTCCGCTGAAGAAGCCAAGTCGGCAGTTGCCACCGTGGCCGCCAAACCCGTCGCGCGCGTGGTCAATGAGGCCCAAGGCCCGGTGTTGGTGGTGGACGAAAGCTTCGATCTCGCCTGGCGTCGCGTTGGATTGTCATTGGACCGAACGGGCTTCACGGTTGAAGACCGCAACCGTGCGCAGGGCGTATATTTCGTGCGATTCGTGCCTGCCAACGCCTCCGACAATGAAAAGAAGGGCTTTCTGAGCGGCCTCTTCAGCAGCAAGCAGGAAACAAAGCCCGCCCAATACCAGTTCAAGGTCATGGGCTCAGGCGACACCACCAGGGTTTCTGTGCTGGATGCAAAAGGCAATGCAGCACCCCCAAGCGATGCCAAGCGCATTGTCGAGTTGCTGGCCTCCGATCTCAATTGA
- a CDS encoding JmjC domain-containing protein, translating to MSPDVPQTMLGGLTTAQFMRRHWQKKPLLIRGAFPGFQPFVNRQALFSLAADESVESRVIVHKPKGWTLKHGPVPRTSLPPLKQKRWTLLVQGVDLHLDAAHELLKRFRFVPDARLDDLMISWASDGGGVGPHFDSYDVFLLQASGQRRWRIGRQKDLSLEPGVPLKILSNFEPEEEHLLNPGDMLYLPPRWAHDGVAVGDDCMTYSVGFRVPQRGGLAGELLQRVADEFEDTTLYRDPRQAATANPAAMPPALEAFALQGLERLLQERQSLACALGEVMTEPKPKVWFEEAVSDWRPGAVVLDRRTRMMYDPRHLFINGESFRAGGADAKLMQRLADQRSLNARSVMQASTGAQALLQDWFEAGWLHASEEV from the coding sequence ATATCGCCCGATGTTCCGCAAACGATGCTGGGCGGCTTGACGACCGCCCAGTTTATGCGGCGCCATTGGCAGAAAAAACCGCTCCTGATTCGCGGTGCATTTCCCGGCTTTCAACCGTTTGTGAATCGGCAAGCGCTGTTTTCTCTTGCGGCTGACGAGTCGGTGGAATCGCGGGTCATTGTTCACAAGCCCAAAGGCTGGACGTTGAAGCATGGCCCTGTGCCGCGCACTTCCTTGCCCCCTTTGAAGCAAAAGCGATGGACATTGTTGGTGCAAGGCGTGGATTTGCACCTGGATGCAGCCCATGAACTGCTCAAGCGGTTCCGCTTTGTTCCTGATGCGCGGCTGGACGATCTGATGATTTCCTGGGCCAGCGATGGTGGCGGCGTTGGCCCACATTTCGACAGCTACGATGTGTTCCTGCTGCAAGCCAGCGGTCAGCGACGCTGGCGCATTGGTCGACAGAAAGACCTCTCACTGGAACCCGGGGTTCCGCTGAAAATTCTCAGCAACTTTGAGCCGGAGGAAGAGCACCTGCTCAACCCTGGAGACATGCTCTACCTGCCTCCACGTTGGGCGCATGACGGTGTCGCGGTAGGGGACGACTGTATGACCTACTCTGTGGGCTTTCGGGTTCCGCAGCGTGGTGGTTTGGCCGGGGAGTTGTTGCAGCGCGTGGCCGACGAGTTCGAAGACACCACGCTGTACCGCGACCCCCGACAGGCAGCCACGGCCAATCCGGCTGCCATGCCGCCGGCATTGGAAGCGTTCGCCCTGCAAGGATTGGAGCGTTTGCTGCAGGAGCGCCAGTCGCTTGCCTGTGCGCTGGGAGAAGTGATGACCGAGCCCAAACCCAAGGTCTGGTTCGAAGAAGCGGTCTCGGACTGGCGACCAGGAGCGGTGGTGCTCGATCGCCGAACGCGCATGATGTATGACCCACGCCACCTGTTCATCAATGGCGAGAGCTTCCGTGCCGGAGGTGCCGATGCGAAACTGATGCAACGGCTGGCTGACCAGCGTTCGCTGAATGCCCGATCGGTTATGCAGGCGAGCACGGGGGCCCAGGCATTGCTGCAGGACTGGTTTGAAGCAGGGTGGCTGCATGCCAGCGAAGAGGTCTGA
- a CDS encoding FKBP-type peptidyl-prolyl cis-trans isomerase has product MKITEQCVVALTWSLKDTLGEELDTLDEPIEFLVGGTDLLKKIEEALQGHEPGEKIDLQIEPQDAFGDYDDRLLFLEPRHLFPKELEEGMGFEGLPEGCNAAAPKDRLFFVSDIYPDHVVMDANHPLAGIALRIQLHVHSVREADVSEIGLGSLGTGFFNMQINPDGDPLPGEQAPERPTLH; this is encoded by the coding sequence ATGAAAATCACTGAACAATGTGTGGTCGCACTGACCTGGTCACTGAAAGACACCCTGGGCGAAGAACTGGATACGCTGGATGAACCGATTGAGTTCCTCGTTGGCGGCACCGATTTGCTCAAAAAAATCGAAGAAGCGCTGCAAGGTCACGAGCCAGGCGAAAAGATTGACCTGCAGATCGAGCCCCAGGATGCCTTTGGCGACTATGACGACCGCCTGCTCTTTCTGGAACCTCGCCACCTGTTTCCCAAGGAACTCGAAGAGGGCATGGGTTTCGAGGGCCTGCCCGAAGGGTGCAATGCGGCAGCCCCCAAAGACCGCTTGTTTTTCGTCAGCGATATCTACCCGGACCATGTGGTCATGGACGCGAACCACCCGCTCGCGGGCATCGCCTTGCGAATCCAGCTACACGTGCACAGTGTGAGAGAGGCCGATGTGAGCGAAATCGGTCTAGGCAGCCTGGGCACAGGTTTTTTCAACATGCAGATCAACCCGGATGGAGACCCATTGCCCGGGGAACAGGCGCCCGAACGCCCTACCCTCCATTGA